One genomic window of Clostridium taeniosporum includes the following:
- a CDS encoding MetS family NSS transporter small subunit gives MNSIATTFFALGAIVLWGGLTLTLGITIYNEKKLKLQ, from the coding sequence ATGAATAGTATAGCAACTACGTTTTTTGCATTAGGAGCAATAGTTTTATGGGGAGGTTTAACATTAACCTTAGGTATAACAATTTATAATGAGAAAAAATTAAAATTACAATAG
- a CDS encoding sodium-dependent transporter — MNESRDQWGTKLGFILSAVGSAVGLGNIWRFPYVAYSNGGGAFLIPYFFAIFTAGIPLLILEYGMGHKYKGSTPLAMSRANKKWEWLGWWPTISAFMILSYYSMILSWAINYLKFSFNKSWGSDSNSFFYSDFLKLTSSPFEIGGMVWPILIGISLIWIINWTICYKGIKGGIEKVNKVLLPTLIGIMIVIAIRGTTLEGATLGLNTLFTPDWSKVLDPKVWVAAYGQVFFSLSLAMGIMVTYSSYLPKKTDINNSAFMTAFANCGFEFLCAIAVFGILGYMATVQGVPVSEVVSSGVGLAFIVFPTVFNAMGLWGTILGVLFFACLIFAGITSSVSLTEAVSAPFIDKFGWKRNKVITVICMIGFLMSIIFATGGALYLLDIIDNFINNYGIVVVGLLEVLLVGWILKPYIIREHTNEISYFRIGKWWDATVKYITPAILIFMLIQSVITEIKSPYGGYPLKALFMYGWSAILIGILGAIIISKKTWKNKNINDLND, encoded by the coding sequence ATGAATGAAAGTAGAGATCAATGGGGTACAAAATTAGGATTTATTCTTTCAGCAGTAGGTTCAGCAGTAGGCTTGGGTAATATATGGAGATTTCCGTATGTAGCATATTCAAATGGTGGAGGAGCATTTTTAATTCCATATTTTTTTGCTATTTTTACTGCAGGTATACCATTATTAATATTAGAATATGGAATGGGTCATAAATATAAGGGTTCAACACCACTTGCAATGTCAAGAGCTAATAAAAAATGGGAGTGGCTTGGTTGGTGGCCTACAATTAGCGCATTTATGATATTGTCTTATTACTCGATGATTTTAAGTTGGGCTATTAATTATTTAAAATTTAGTTTTAATAAGAGTTGGGGAAGTGATTCTAATTCTTTTTTCTATAGTGATTTTTTAAAATTAACATCATCACCATTTGAAATTGGTGGTATGGTATGGCCTATATTAATAGGAATATCTTTAATTTGGATAATAAACTGGACTATATGTTATAAGGGAATAAAAGGTGGAATAGAAAAAGTAAATAAAGTATTATTACCAACCTTAATAGGAATTATGATTGTTATAGCTATCAGAGGTACAACATTAGAAGGAGCAACTTTAGGATTAAATACATTATTTACACCAGATTGGTCGAAGGTATTAGATCCAAAAGTTTGGGTAGCAGCGTATGGGCAAGTGTTTTTTTCATTAAGTTTAGCAATGGGAATAATGGTGACATATTCAAGTTATCTACCTAAGAAAACAGATATTAACAATAGCGCATTTATGACAGCTTTTGCTAATTGTGGTTTTGAATTTTTATGTGCTATAGCAGTATTTGGAATATTGGGATATATGGCTACAGTACAAGGAGTTCCAGTATCAGAAGTAGTATCAAGTGGAGTTGGGCTTGCATTTATAGTTTTTCCAACAGTATTCAATGCTATGGGATTGTGGGGAACAATATTAGGGGTATTATTCTTTGCTTGTTTAATATTTGCAGGGATAACATCTTCTGTTTCTTTAACAGAAGCAGTATCAGCTCCGTTTATAGATAAATTTGGATGGAAACGTAATAAGGTAATAACAGTGATTTGTATGATAGGCTTTTTAATGAGCATAATTTTTGCAACTGGAGGAGCATTATATCTGTTAGATATAATAGATAACTTTATAAATAATTATGGAATAGTTGTTGTGGGATTATTAGAAGTACTTTTAGTAGGCTGGATATTAAAACCATATATAATAAGAGAACACACCAATGAAATATCATATTTTAGAATTGGTAAATGGTGGGATGCTACAGTTAAATATATAACTCCTGCAATATTAATATTTATGTTAATACAAAGTGTGATTACAGAAATTAAGTCTCCATATGGAGGATATCCATTAAAAGCATTATTTATGTATGGATGGAGTGCAATATTAATTGGAATATTGGGAGCAATTATTATAAGTAAAAAAACATGGAAAAATAAAAATATAAATGATTTGAATGATTAA
- a CDS encoding aminotransferase class I/II-fold pyridoxal phosphate-dependent enzyme → MKGRIPLLKELIKYHKENNLLLSMPGNKAGLGFLRDDIGKEFEEKLGSLDITEVDPLDNLHCPEGVIKEAQELLSKTYNSKKAYFLVNGSSCGNLSSIFDAFDEGDEVIVERNCHKSIYNALILRKLKVKYIEPIIDFEKDIFLPPNKENIYNTLQKIINPKGIILTYPNYFGITYDIEEIIKDLKNKNLKIIIDAAHGAHFGQNEKLPKDIYYLADYVVLSAHKTLPALTQGAYLLVNNDSESIEFYLKSFMSTSPSYLIMASLDYARYYLDNYGKYDYKNLIDNCEKYKNQINALNKVIILSKEDLQAKYDIDITRYIMILPKGYSGHKFLNYLRENKIQAEMSFSRGVILILSPFNTESNFECIYKVIENLDLEILKNDRSTDAKYYNFIPDKKLEPYEVFKLKGIKCKIERSKDKISKNMIIPYPPGIPLVCPGEVITKDAINIIEDYILNEKSIIGIENNIIEVVDYITE, encoded by the coding sequence ATGAAGGGACGTATTCCATTGTTAAAAGAATTAATAAAATATCATAAAGAAAATAATTTATTACTCTCTATGCCAGGCAATAAAGCAGGATTAGGATTTTTAAGAGATGATATTGGAAAAGAATTTGAGGAAAAATTAGGTTCACTTGATATTACTGAAGTAGATCCTTTGGATAATCTACATTGTCCAGAAGGAGTTATAAAGGAAGCACAAGAGCTTTTAAGTAAAACTTATAATTCAAAAAAAGCGTATTTTTTAGTTAATGGAAGTTCATGTGGAAATTTATCTTCAATATTTGATGCATTTGATGAAGGTGATGAAGTAATAGTAGAAAGAAATTGCCATAAATCTATATACAATGCACTAATATTAAGAAAATTAAAAGTTAAATATATAGAACCTATAATAGATTTTGAGAAAGATATATTTTTACCACCTAATAAGGAAAATATATATAATACGTTACAGAAAATTATTAATCCTAAAGGCATAATTTTAACTTATCCCAATTATTTTGGAATAACATATGATATTGAAGAAATTATAAAAGATTTAAAGAATAAAAACTTAAAAATTATTATAGATGCAGCTCATGGAGCACATTTTGGACAAAATGAAAAGTTACCTAAAGATATTTATTATTTGGCAGATTATGTAGTTTTAAGTGCACATAAAACTTTACCAGCATTAACTCAAGGTGCATATCTTTTGGTTAATAATGATAGTGAAAGTATAGAGTTTTATTTAAAAAGCTTTATGAGTACTTCACCATCATATTTAATTATGGCTTCTTTAGATTATGCTAGATACTATTTAGATAATTATGGAAAATATGATTATAAAAATTTAATAGATAATTGTGAAAAATATAAAAATCAAATTAATGCTTTAAATAAAGTTATTATACTTTCTAAGGAAGATTTACAAGCCAAATATGATATAGATATAACTAGATATATTATGATATTACCAAAAGGATATAGTGGACATAAGTTTTTAAATTATTTAAGAGAAAATAAAATACAAGCAGAAATGAGTTTTTCTAGAGGTGTAATTTTAATATTATCTCCATTTAATACTGAAAGTAATTTTGAATGTATTTATAAGGTAATAGAAAATTTAGACTTAGAAATATTAAAAAATGATAGAAGTACTGATGCTAAATATTATAATTTTATTCCGGATAAGAAATTAGAACCATATGAAGTTTTTAAGTTAAAAGGAATAAAATGTAAAATTGAAAGAAGTAAAGATAAAATATCTAAAAACATGATAATACCTTATCCACCAGGAATACCTTTAGTTTGTCCTGGAGAAGTAATTACTAAAGATGCTATTAACATAATAGAAGATTATATTTTGAATGAAAAAAGTATAATCGGAATAGAAAATAATATCATAGAGGTTGTTGATTATATAACTGAATAA
- a CDS encoding M16 family metallopeptidase — protein MKEYIFENNLKLIYKKSESELSSICISLEAGAGVERDILGIAHVTEHMVFKNTKKRNEAQINKDLSSIFGFHNAMTNYPYVIYYGTLLSEELEKGLEIFSDIIINPQFIEEGFKEEMNVIIEELNEWDEEVEQYCEDKLFFNSFENRRIKYPIIGVQEQLKSIKLKDVKKFYEEFYFPGNASIAVISSLEFAEVKKIVEKYFGIWEAKHNKIKDVFYENNVGNKFTNKRDGIKTCKVQMVYPIHELSNYELKYLRIFDEYFGQGVNSVLFDTLRTKNGLVYDVITNIAHEKYIKLYKITFSTAKKNVDTAIELIDDCINKLSEIKNKMTLEDFEQLVKSYKLKKLFKEEKSIVLAKEISTYDTMFGDYKIYTNENLENITKEEIFDVAIKILKNASIEIIS, from the coding sequence TTGAAAGAATATATTTTTGAAAATAATTTAAAGTTGATATATAAAAAAAGTGAGTCTGAGTTATCATCTATTTGTATATCTTTAGAAGCTGGAGCTGGTGTGGAAAGAGATATTTTAGGAATAGCTCATGTTACTGAACATATGGTATTTAAAAATACTAAAAAAAGAAATGAAGCGCAAATAAATAAAGATTTAAGTTCTATATTTGGATTTCATAATGCAATGACTAATTATCCTTATGTTATATATTATGGAACTTTACTTAGTGAGGAACTTGAAAAAGGTTTAGAAATATTTTCAGACATAATCATAAATCCACAATTTATTGAAGAGGGATTTAAAGAAGAAATGAATGTTATAATAGAAGAACTTAATGAGTGGGATGAAGAAGTTGAACAATACTGTGAAGATAAATTATTTTTTAATTCTTTTGAAAATAGAAGAATAAAATATCCTATAATAGGAGTTCAAGAACAATTAAAATCTATAAAATTAAAAGATGTTAAAAAATTCTATGAAGAATTTTATTTTCCAGGAAATGCGTCTATTGCTGTAATAAGTTCATTAGAGTTTGCAGAAGTTAAAAAAATAGTAGAAAAATATTTCGGAATATGGGAAGCAAAACATAATAAAATAAAAGATGTTTTTTATGAAAATAATGTAGGTAATAAGTTTACAAATAAAAGAGATGGAATAAAAACATGTAAAGTACAAATGGTGTATCCTATACATGAATTAAGTAATTATGAACTTAAATATTTAAGAATATTTGATGAATATTTTGGACAAGGAGTAAATTCAGTATTATTTGATACACTAAGAACTAAGAATGGACTAGTTTATGATGTTATTACAAATATAGCTCATGAAAAATATATAAAACTCTATAAAATTACATTTAGTACTGCAAAGAAAAATGTGGATACAGCAATAGAACTAATAGATGATTGTATAAATAAATTAAGTGAAATAAAAAATAAGATGACTTTAGAAGATTTTGAGCAATTAGTAAAGTCTTATAAATTAAAGAAGTTATTTAAAGAAGAAAAAAGTATTGTATTAGCAAAAGAAATTTCAACTTATGATACTATGTTTGGTGATTATAAAATATATACAAATGAAAACTTAGAGAATATAACAAAAGAAGAGATATTTGATGTAGCAATAAAAATATTAAAAAATGCATCTATAGAAATTATATCTTGA
- a CDS encoding methyl-accepting chemotaxis protein — protein MKNDKVNKKSIKNLLTGVILISLLVIFSLITIISIFNIKKSMTKVLLDKSIEVANEMNSLVEYIIENEDNPIEKLQELVNKKADLDNIAYMVIIDKNIKAIAHSDKQKIGKVYDDDYTVDVVKNGKIASSKFYADVQKVWTYDIMVPININGQIYGSLDIGIPITGINSVINDFAKVQILITVVSIIVLAILLVVLLNKLLKPLKEIMKIIDDTSNLNFTENNLLERYALRQDEVGNISKSILNMRNMLKTMASSIKHTSNEINEFSNKLVNTTEMSINSLDGISNAISEIASSSQKQSEDIQEEVSQINDLSNEIDNISDETIITFDKINYTKALSDQGISVMNNLSNCSEKNKKISNNIKSIVMDVDSHSKEISSIVDTINEIANQTNLLALNASIEAARAGESGKGFTVVAEEVKKLAEETSKFTNEIRGKIDSIQEKSNNAVISVEENIAVVNKNNKAVVETEEIFNKLSGELFNLSEIIDKIVEYNKTMIGNKDNILDIIQNTSAASEQTTASTEEISSISKEQLLSMRSLSAEVEKLQEYSNILTEEVNKFKL, from the coding sequence ATGAAAAATGATAAAGTTAATAAAAAGTCAATAAAAAATTTACTCACAGGAGTTATATTAATATCTTTATTAGTTATTTTTTCGTTAATAACGATAATAAGTATATTCAATATAAAGAAAAGTATGACTAAGGTATTATTAGATAAATCAATTGAAGTAGCAAATGAAATGAATTCATTAGTTGAGTATATAATTGAGAATGAAGACAATCCTATTGAAAAATTGCAAGAATTAGTTAATAAGAAAGCTGATTTAGATAACATTGCATATATGGTTATAATAGATAAAAATATTAAAGCAATAGCACATAGTGATAAACAAAAGATAGGGAAAGTATATGATGATGATTATACAGTAGATGTTGTTAAGAATGGTAAAATAGCATCAAGCAAATTTTATGCGGATGTTCAAAAGGTATGGACATATGATATTATGGTTCCTATAAATATAAATGGACAAATATACGGTTCATTAGATATAGGAATACCTATAACAGGTATTAATTCAGTTATAAATGATTTTGCAAAAGTACAAATTTTAATTACAGTTGTATCAATAATTGTGCTTGCCATATTATTAGTTGTTCTTTTAAATAAACTTTTAAAGCCGTTAAAGGAGATTATGAAGATTATTGATGATACAAGTAACTTAAATTTTACAGAAAATAATTTATTAGAAAGGTATGCTTTAAGACAAGATGAAGTAGGTAATATATCAAAATCCATTTTAAATATGAGAAATATGCTTAAAACAATGGCCTCATCAATAAAACATACTTCTAATGAAATAAATGAATTTTCAAATAAGTTAGTAAATACTACAGAAATGTCTATTAATTCATTAGATGGAATTTCGAATGCAATATCAGAAATAGCCAGTAGTTCACAAAAACAGTCAGAAGATATTCAAGAAGAAGTTTCACAAATAAATGACTTAAGCAATGAAATAGATAATATATCTGATGAAACAATAATAACTTTCGATAAAATAAATTATACTAAGGCTTTAAGTGATCAAGGCATTAGTGTTATGAACAATTTATCTAATTGTTCAGAAAAAAATAAAAAAATTTCTAATAATATAAAATCTATAGTTATGGATGTAGACAGTCATTCTAAAGAAATAAGTAGCATAGTTGATACAATTAATGAAATTGCAAATCAAACAAATCTTTTAGCTTTAAATGCATCTATTGAAGCAGCACGAGCAGGGGAAAGTGGAAAAGGATTTACTGTAGTTGCAGAAGAAGTTAAGAAATTAGCAGAAGAAACTAGTAAATTTACTAATGAGATAAGAGGAAAAATAGATTCAATACAAGAGAAATCTAATAATGCAGTTATTTCAGTTGAAGAAAATATTGCTGTAGTTAATAAAAATAATAAAGCTGTGGTAGAAACTGAAGAAATCTTCAATAAACTTTCTGGAGAGTTATTTAACTTATCAGAAATTATAGATAAAATTGTAGAGTATAATAAAACTATGATAGGAAATAAGGATAATATTTTAGATATAATTCAAAATACTTCTGCAGCATCAGAACAAACAACTGCATCTACTGAAGAAATTAGTAGTATATCTAAAGAACAATTATTAAGTATGAGAAGCCTAAGTGCTGAAGTTGAAAAGTTACAGGAATATTCAAATATTCTTACAGAAGAAGTAAACAAATTTAAACTTTAG
- the scfB gene encoding thioether cross-link-forming SCIFF peptide maturase produces MALIHKFKQGENFFVLDVNTGAVHVVDELVYDLVDDDKLKSKEELIKALNNKYEENVILEAYDEILELIDNGILYSKDQYEEIAHSSMDDRDYIKAVCLNIIHGCNLRCKYCFADEGEYHGHKGVMSLDVAKKAIDYVVKRSGPRKNIEIDLFGGEPTMIMDTIKDIIKYARDNEKKWNKNIRFTMTTNATLLNPEMMDFMDKEMGNIILSLDGRKCVNDNVRIKADGSGSYDDIIPNIKEMIKRRTKGKTFYVRGTFTRNNTDFYEDVMAMINEGFDEISIEPVVLPDEHALSLREEDLETIFENYDKLYEEMAKRKREGKDEFNFYHFNIDLQGGPCVYKRISGCGAGFEYVAITPQGDVYPCHQFVGREEFKLGSIYDDTYDADLGKEFKKAHIYNKPKCKDCWAKFYCSGGCQANNFNFNGDMKIPYEIGCKMQKKRIECAIALKAE; encoded by the coding sequence GTGGCTTTAATACACAAATTTAAACAAGGTGAAAACTTTTTTGTTTTAGACGTAAATACAGGTGCTGTACATGTAGTTGATGAATTAGTATATGACTTAGTTGATGATGATAAATTAAAATCTAAAGAAGAGCTTATTAAGGCTTTAAATAATAAATATGAAGAAAATGTTATTTTAGAAGCATATGATGAAATACTTGAACTTATAGATAATGGAATACTTTATTCTAAAGATCAATATGAAGAAATAGCTCATAGCTCTATGGATGATAGAGATTACATAAAAGCTGTTTGTCTAAATATTATTCATGGATGCAATTTAAGATGTAAATATTGTTTTGCAGATGAAGGAGAATATCATGGGCATAAAGGTGTAATGAGCCTTGATGTTGCTAAAAAAGCAATTGATTATGTTGTAAAGAGAAGTGGTCCAAGAAAAAACATAGAAATAGATTTATTTGGTGGAGAACCAACTATGATAATGGACACTATAAAAGATATTATTAAATATGCTAGAGATAATGAAAAGAAATGGAATAAGAACATAAGATTCACAATGACAACTAATGCTACTCTTTTAAATCCTGAAATGATGGATTTTATGGATAAAGAAATGGGAAATATAATATTATCATTAGATGGAAGAAAATGCGTTAATGATAATGTTAGAATTAAGGCAGACGGAAGTGGATCATATGATGATATAATACCTAACATAAAAGAAATGATAAAGAGAAGAACTAAAGGAAAAACATTCTATGTTAGAGGAACATTTACAAGAAATAATACAGATTTTTATGAAGATGTTATGGCTATGATAAATGAAGGGTTTGATGAAATATCAATTGAACCAGTAGTTTTACCAGATGAGCATGCACTTTCTTTAAGAGAAGAGGATTTAGAAACTATTTTTGAAAATTATGACAAGCTATATGAAGAAATGGCTAAGAGAAAGAGAGAAGGAAAAGATGAATTTAACTTCTATCATTTTAATATAGATCTTCAAGGTGGACCTTGTGTTTATAAGAGAATTTCAGGCTGTGGTGCAGGATTTGAATATGTAGCAATAACTCCTCAAGGTGATGTTTATCCATGTCATCAATTTGTTGGGAGAGAAGAATTCAAATTAGGAAGTATATATGATGATACTTATGATGCTGACTTAGGTAAGGAATTTAAGAAAGCACATATATATAATAAGCCTAAATGTAAAGATTGTTGGGCTAAATTCTATTGTAGTGGTGGTTGCCAAGCTAATAACTTTAACTTTAATGGTGACATGAAAATTCCATATGAAATAGGATGTAAAATGCAAAAGAAGAGAATTGAGTGTGCTATAGCACTTAAAGCTGAATAG
- the scfA gene encoding six-cysteine ranthipeptide SCIFF, which yields MKHIKTINKTNIKNSLCKPGCKECANSCQSACKTSCTVANLECEN from the coding sequence ATGAAACACATTAAAACAATCAATAAAACAAATATAAAGAACAGTTTATGCAAACCAGGATGCAAAGAATGTGCTAACTCATGTCAATCAGCATGTAAGACATCTTGCACAGTTGCAAACTTAGAATGCGAAAACTAA
- the htpG gene encoding molecular chaperone HtpG, with protein MIKENGNISIHTENIFPIIKKWLYSDKDIFIRELISNACDAISKLKRLSILGEANIDENKKFKVTVVVNKEEKTIKFIDNGIGMTEEEVKKYINQVAFSGAEDFVEKYKDKMDEGNDIIGHFGLGFYSAFMVSDKVQIDTLSYKEGAEPTRWICEGGTEFEISNSDARNEIGTTITLYINEESNEFLDEFKLRTIITKYCSFLPIEIYLENANKPKEEPKYETKKNEDGTEYKELVKPEEPKPLNDTNPLWMKKPSECTDEEYKAFYRHVFTDFNEPLFWIHLNVDYPFNLKGILYFPKLKHELEATEGQVKLYNNQVFVADNIKEVIPEFLLLLKGAIDCPDLPLNVSRSFLQNDRDVAKISNHIVKKVADKLTSLFKNSRDEYNKFWNDIQIFIKYGCLRDEKFYEKIKDILIFKTINDEYVTLKDYLETAKEKHENKVFYVNDERQQSQYIKLFKEYGLDAIILDASLDNHLVSFLEMKESGVQFTRIDSDISDVLKSNEDSNTEELKELNKKIEETFKTNLGEKIKNISVEGLKDIGTPAMILISEHSRRMAEMSKMYANMNMPAGMFAEEKTLVINHNNPIVKKLITLSEDESEKEDVKFICEHIFDLAKIANKELSPEDMDEFIKRNNELLSRILL; from the coding sequence ATGATAAAAGAAAATGGAAATATTTCAATTCATACAGAAAATATATTCCCTATTATAAAAAAATGGTTATATTCTGATAAAGATATTTTTATAAGAGAGCTTATAAGTAATGCTTGTGATGCTATAAGTAAATTAAAAAGATTATCAATTTTAGGTGAAGCAAATATAGATGAAAATAAAAAATTTAAAGTAACAGTCGTAGTAAATAAAGAAGAAAAAACTATTAAATTTATCGATAACGGAATCGGAATGACTGAGGAAGAAGTTAAAAAGTATATAAATCAAGTAGCTTTTTCAGGAGCAGAAGATTTTGTAGAAAAATACAAAGATAAAATGGACGAAGGAAATGATATTATAGGTCATTTTGGATTAGGATTCTATTCAGCATTTATGGTATCTGATAAAGTTCAAATTGATACACTATCATATAAAGAAGGTGCAGAACCTACAAGATGGATATGCGAAGGTGGTACTGAATTTGAAATTTCTAACTCAGACGCTAGAAATGAAATAGGTACAACAATAACTTTATATATTAATGAAGAAAGTAATGAATTTTTAGATGAATTTAAACTTAGGACTATTATAACTAAGTATTGTTCATTCTTACCTATAGAAATATATTTAGAAAATGCCAATAAACCAAAAGAAGAACCTAAATATGAAACAAAGAAAAATGAAGATGGAACTGAGTATAAGGAGCTTGTAAAACCAGAAGAACCAAAGCCATTAAATGACACTAATCCACTTTGGATGAAAAAACCAAGTGAATGTACAGATGAAGAGTATAAAGCTTTTTATAGACATGTATTTACTGATTTTAATGAACCATTATTCTGGATTCATTTAAATGTAGATTATCCATTTAATTTAAAAGGAATATTATATTTTCCTAAATTAAAACATGAATTAGAAGCAACAGAAGGTCAAGTCAAACTTTATAACAATCAAGTTTTTGTTGCGGATAATATAAAAGAAGTAATTCCAGAGTTTTTATTATTATTAAAAGGTGCAATAGACTGTCCAGATTTACCTCTTAATGTTTCAAGAAGCTTTTTACAAAATGATAGAGATGTAGCTAAGATATCTAATCATATAGTTAAAAAAGTTGCTGATAAGTTAACTTCATTATTTAAAAATAGTAGAGATGAGTATAATAAATTCTGGAATGATATACAAATATTCATTAAATATGGATGCTTAAGAGATGAAAAATTCTATGAAAAAATTAAAGATATATTAATATTTAAAACAATTAATGATGAATATGTTACATTGAAAGATTATTTAGAAACAGCTAAAGAAAAACATGAAAACAAAGTATTCTATGTAAATGATGAAAGGCAACAATCTCAATATATAAAATTATTTAAAGAATATGGATTAGATGCTATTATATTAGATGCAAGCTTAGATAATCATTTAGTATCTTTCTTAGAAATGAAGGAAAGTGGAGTACAATTTACTAGAATAGATTCAGATATATCAGATGTGTTAAAATCTAATGAAGATTCTAATACAGAAGAATTAAAAGAATTAAATAAAAAAATAGAAGAAACATTTAAAACTAATCTTGGTGAAAAGATAAAAAATATATCAGTAGAAGGATTAAAGGATATAGGAACTCCAGCTATGATATTAATATCTGAACATTCAAGAAGAATGGCAGAAATGAGTAAAATGTATGCAAATATGAATATGCCAGCAGGAATGTTTGCAGAAGAAAAAACTTTAGTTATAAACCACAATAATCCTATTGTTAAAAAACTTATAACTTTATCAGAAGATGAATCTGAAAAAGAGGATGTTAAATTTATTTGCGAACACATATTTGATTTAGCTAAGATTGCTAATAAGGAATTAAGTCCAGAAGATATGGATGAATTTATAAAGAGAAATAATGAGTTATTAAGCAGAATACTATTATAA